The Mycolicibacterium duvalii DNA window GTCGTCATCGTCGCGCTCGCCACCGCGCTGTGGGGCGAACTGGGCGACGACCGGAACGCCGGCCCGGCGCCCACGACCGAAACGGTGTCGCCACGCGACCGCCGCGCCGCCGACACCGCCGAGGCGCTGGCCGAACCGCGCCGCCGCGCCGACCTGGCACCGTGTCCGCGGCCCGGCGCCGGCCCGGGTCCCGAGCCGCTGCGCGGTCTGACCCTCGAGTGCGCGGGCGACGGATCGCATGTCGACGTGGCCGCCGCGCTGGCCGGCCGGCCCACCGTCCTGAACCTGTGGGCCTACTGGTGCGGTCCGTGCATCGACGAACTTCCGGCGATGGCCGAGTTCCAGCGGCGCGTGGGACCCGGCGTGACGGTGGTGACCGTGCATCAGGACGAGAACGAAGAAGCGGCGCTGCTGATGCTTTCCGACCTCGGGGTGCGGCTGCCGACCCTGCAGGACGGGCGGCGCACGATCGCCGCCGCGTTGCGGGTGCCCAACGTTATGCCGGCCACCGTGGTGCTGCGCGCGGACGGTAGCGTGGCCGAAATTCTGCCTCGGTCCTTCACGACGGCCGAGGAGATCGCTGATGCGGTCCGGCCGACGATCGGAGTGGCTTAGGAATGGCACGGTGAGCTGGGACTTCCAGCCCGAGGGCGCTCCCGGGGAACTGGTCCCCGACACGTCTCCGGCGTGGCTGACGCCGCTGGTCGACCGCCCCGAGGCCGTCCGCCACGCCTACCGGCGCCGGGTGCCGGCCGAGGTGATGGCGGCCGTGACCGCCGCCAACGCCACCGCGGCCGTCACCGGTGCGCGCCGCGACGCCGCGGTGCTGGTGCTGTTCTCCGGTCCGCCCGACGGGACCGCCGGCCGGTTGCCTGAGAATGCCGACCTGCTGGTGACCGTCCGAGCCTCCACGCTGCGCCACCACGCCGGTCAGGCCGCGTTCCCCGGCGGGGCCGCCGACCCCGGGGACCGTAGCCCGGTGCACACTGCGCTGCGCGAGGCCACCGAGGAGACCGGCGTGGACGCCACCCGGCTGCGCCCGCTGGCCACGCTGGAGAAGATGTTCATCCCGCCCTCGGGATTCCACGTCGTTCCGGTGCTGGCGTACTCGCCGGACCCGGGGCCCGTCGCCGTGGTCGACCGGTCCGAGACCGCGCTGGTGTCGCGGGTCCCGGTGCGCGCCTTCACCAACCCGGAGAACCGGATCATGGTGTACCGCAGGGGAAGCACCCGGCGCGCAGCCGGCCCGGCGTTTCTGCTCAACCAGATGGTGGTGTGGGGTTTCACGGGTCACGTCATCTCGGCGATGCTCGACGTGGCCGGCTGGTCCACCGACTGGGACACCGACAACGTCTACGAACTCGACGAGGCAATGAGACTCCTGGACACCGACGACAGCTACGGTGAAGCGCAACGATGACCGCGTCTCTGTGGCTTGACCTAGCCGTACTCGCCGTAGCGCTCATCGCCGCCGTGTCCGGCTGGCGATCGGGGGCGCCGGGTTCCCTGCTGGCCTTGATCGGGGTCGCGCTCGGCGCGGTGGCCGGTGTGCTGCTGGCCCCGCACGTCGTCGACCACATC harbors:
- a CDS encoding TlpA family protein disulfide reductase; the protein is MSTSARWSVVALVVIVALATALWGELGDDRNAGPAPTTETVSPRDRRAADTAEALAEPRRRADLAPCPRPGAGPGPEPLRGLTLECAGDGSHVDVAAALAGRPTVLNLWAYWCGPCIDELPAMAEFQRRVGPGVTVVTVHQDENEEAALLMLSDLGVRLPTLQDGRRTIAAALRVPNVMPATVVLRADGSVAEILPRSFTTAEEIADAVRPTIGVA
- a CDS encoding NUDIX hydrolase, giving the protein MSWDFQPEGAPGELVPDTSPAWLTPLVDRPEAVRHAYRRRVPAEVMAAVTAANATAAVTGARRDAAVLVLFSGPPDGTAGRLPENADLLVTVRASTLRHHAGQAAFPGGAADPGDRSPVHTALREATEETGVDATRLRPLATLEKMFIPPSGFHVVPVLAYSPDPGPVAVVDRSETALVSRVPVRAFTNPENRIMVYRRGSTRRAAGPAFLLNQMVVWGFTGHVISAMLDVAGWSTDWDTDNVYELDEAMRLLDTDDSYGEAQR